The Oncorhynchus kisutch isolate 150728-3 linkage group LG20, Okis_V2, whole genome shotgun sequence genome has a segment encoding these proteins:
- the trappc5 gene encoding trafficking protein particle complex subunit 5 isoform X1, translating to MYQKMETRFTRGKSAILERSLTRPKTEVSVSAFALLFSEMVQYCQSRVYSVSELQARLADLGQGVGASLLDVLVLREKNGKRETKVLNILLFIKVSVWRALFGKEADKLEQANDDDKTYYIIEKEPLINAFISVPKENSTLNCAAFTGGVVEAILTHSGFPAKVTVHWHKGTTLMIKFDEAVIARDKALEGR from the exons AAAATGGAGACTCGCTTCACCAGGGGCAAGTCTGCGATTCTAGAGCGCTCACTCACCAGACCCAAGACTGAGGTCAGCGTGAGCGCATTCGCCCTGCTCTTCTCTGAAATGGTGCAATACTGCCAGAGTCGGGTGTACTCTGTGTCCGAGCTGCAGGCACGCTTGGCAGACTTGGGTCAAGGCGTGGGGGCCAGCCTGTTGGATGTGCTGGTGTTGAGAGAGAAGAATGGAAAAAGGGAAACCAAAGTGTTGAACATACTGCTCTTCATCAAG GTGTCGGTGTGGAGGGCCCTGTTCGGCAAGGAAGCGGACAAGCTGGAGCAGGCCAACGACGATGACAAGACCTACTATATCATTGAGAAAGAGCCCCTGATCAACGCCTTCATCTCGGTGCCCAAAGAGAACAGCACGCTCAACTGTGCCGCTTTCACCGGGGGCGTGGTGGAGGCCATTCTAACACACAGCGGCTTCCCCGCCAAGGTCACGGTGCACTGGCACAAGGGCACCACTCTCATGATCAAGTTTGATGAGGCCGTCATCGCCCGAGACAAGGCACTGGAGGGCAGATAG
- the trappc5 gene encoding trafficking protein particle complex subunit 5 isoform X2 codes for METRFTRGKSAILERSLTRPKTEVSVSAFALLFSEMVQYCQSRVYSVSELQARLADLGQGVGASLLDVLVLREKNGKRETKVLNILLFIKVSVWRALFGKEADKLEQANDDDKTYYIIEKEPLINAFISVPKENSTLNCAAFTGGVVEAILTHSGFPAKVTVHWHKGTTLMIKFDEAVIARDKALEGR; via the exons ATGGAGACTCGCTTCACCAGGGGCAAGTCTGCGATTCTAGAGCGCTCACTCACCAGACCCAAGACTGAGGTCAGCGTGAGCGCATTCGCCCTGCTCTTCTCTGAAATGGTGCAATACTGCCAGAGTCGGGTGTACTCTGTGTCCGAGCTGCAGGCACGCTTGGCAGACTTGGGTCAAGGCGTGGGGGCCAGCCTGTTGGATGTGCTGGTGTTGAGAGAGAAGAATGGAAAAAGGGAAACCAAAGTGTTGAACATACTGCTCTTCATCAAG GTGTCGGTGTGGAGGGCCCTGTTCGGCAAGGAAGCGGACAAGCTGGAGCAGGCCAACGACGATGACAAGACCTACTATATCATTGAGAAAGAGCCCCTGATCAACGCCTTCATCTCGGTGCCCAAAGAGAACAGCACGCTCAACTGTGCCGCTTTCACCGGGGGCGTGGTGGAGGCCATTCTAACACACAGCGGCTTCCCCGCCAAGGTCACGGTGCACTGGCACAAGGGCACCACTCTCATGATCAAGTTTGATGAGGCCGTCATCGCCCGAGACAAGGCACTGGAGGGCAGATAG
- the LOC109865712 gene encoding mucolipin-1: MATASGNCSHGGAGSEKERLVSSVSPHGYGSSDSSDKHVHHRHSHGNPRLPTATAGGWLGAEQEEEALRRKLKYFFMSPCDKFHAKGRKPFKLGLQLLKIIIVTVQLVLFGLSNQMVVTFKEENTMSFKHIFLKDYDEGSDDTLAVYTQSDVYEHIFYAVDQYLMLPETTVGRYAYVYGVGVNGSALSLCQQYYKKGSIDPANDTFNIDPHVITDCVGVNPLSVPRAPFGSDYKNFILKFHKLINVTIQFHLKAINIQTIINNEIPDCYTFFITIVLDNKAHSGKVRISLENQAFIKECKDPSVSGHAENYTRVTFDVVVVIVCILSLVLCGRSILRGIILQAEFVEFFKTNLGRKVSWDERMEFINGWYILLIISDVLTVIGSIIKIGIESKNLSSYDECGILLGTSTLLVWVGVIRYLSFFQKYNILIVTLRAAFPNVIRFCSCVAVIYLGYCFCGWIVLGPYHVKFRSLSMVSECLFSLINGDDMFVTFSEMQESSTLVWVFSQVYLYTFISLFIYMVLSLFIALITGAYETIKHQTQEPYHITDLHAFIAECTDTPSSGMYRGLETSPCSFFCCCDRTTTYEDVLLVN; the protein is encoded by the exons ATGGCTACAGCAAGCGGGAATTGCAGCCACGGCGGCGCTGGTTCAG aGAAGGAGAGGTTGGTTTCCTCTGTGTCTCCTCACGGCTACGGCTCCAGCGACAGCAGCGACAAGCATGTTCACCACAGACACAGCCATGGCAACCCCCGGTTGCCCACAGCAACGGCTGGGGGCTGGCTGGGGgcagagcaggaagaggaggCCCTGCGCAGGAAGCTCAAGTACTTCTTCATGAGCCCCTGTGACAAGTTCCACGCCAAGGGCCGCAAGCCCTTCAAACTGGGCCTGCAGCTGCTCAAGATTATCATTGTCACGGTGCAG ctgGTGTTGTTTGGCCTCAGCAACCAGATGGTGGTGACGTTCAAGGAGGAGAACACCATGTCCTTTAAGCACATCTTCTTGAAGGACTATGACGAGGGCTCCGACGACACGTTGGCCGTGTACACACAGAGCGACGTCTACGAACACATCTTCTACGCCGTAGACCAG TATTTGATGCTACCCGAGACCACGGTGGGACGCTATGCGTACGTCTATGGGGTCGGGGTGAACGGgagtgccctctctctctgccagcagTACTACAAAAAGGGCAGCATCGATCCCGCCAATGATACCTTCAACATTGACCCTCATGTTATCACAG ATTGTGTGGGGGTTAACCCTCTGTCAGTCCCTCGAGCGCCTTTCGGCAGTGACTACAAGAACTTTATCCTCAAGTTCCACAA ACTCATAAACGTGACGATACAGTTCCACCTAAAGGCCATCAACATTCAGACCATCATCAACAACGAGATTCCTGACTGTTACACCTTCTTCATAACG ATAGTCCTGGACAACAAGGCTCACAGTGGTAAAGTGAGGATCAGTCTGGAAAACCAGGCTTTTATAAAGGAGTGTAAAGACCCCAGTGTGTCAGGCCACG CGGAGAACTACACGCGGGTAACGTTTGACGTGGTGGTGGTGATCGTTTGTATACTGTCCCTGGTGCTGTGTGGCCGCTCCATACTCCGCGGCATCATACTACAGGCC GAGTTTGTCGAGTTCTTCAAGACCAACCTGGGCCGGAAAGTAAGCTGGGACGAAAGGATGGAATTCATCAACGGCTGGTACATCCTGCTCATCATCAGTGACGTCCTCACCGTCATCGGCAGCATCATCAAGATTGGCATCGAATCCAAG AATTTGTCATCATATGATGAGTGTGGCATCCTGTTGGGGACCTCCACCTTGTTGGTGTGGGTCGGAGTCATTCGCTACCTCAGCTTCTTCCAGAAGTACAAT ATCCTGATCGTGACTTTGCGAGCTGCGTTCCCCAACGTGATCCGGTTCTGCAGCTGTGTGGCTGTCATCTACCTGGGCTACTGCTTCTGTGGCTGGATCGTGCTGGGGCCCTATCACGTCAAG TTCCGCTCTCTCTCCATGGTGTCGGAGTGCCTGTTCTCGCTGATCAACGGCGACGACATGTTTGTGACCTTCTCTGAGATGCAGGAGAGCAGCACACTGGTGTGGGTGTTCAGCCAGGTCTACCTGTACACCTTCATCTCCCTCTTCATCTACATGGTACTGTCGCTCTTCATCGCCCTCATCACCGGTGCCTACGAAACCATCAAG CACCAAACCCAGGAGCCCTACCACATTACGGACCTGCACGCCTTCATCGCAGAGTGCACTGACACGCCCAGCTCGGGCATGTACCGGGGCCTCGAGACCTCTCCCTGCTCCTTCTTCTGCTGCTGTGACAG AACGACAACATACGAGGATGTCCTTTTGGTGAACTGA